One window of Brachionichthys hirsutus isolate HB-005 chromosome 21, CSIRO-AGI_Bhir_v1, whole genome shotgun sequence genomic DNA carries:
- the rgrb gene encoding retinal G protein coupled receptor b, producing MAASALPEGFTEFDMFTFGSALLVAGMLGFFLNAVSIASFLRVKEMRNPSSFFVFNLAVADICLNANGLAAAYASYLRYWPFGQDGCSYHGFQGMTSVLASISFMAAIAWDRYHQYCTRQKLFWSTTLTMSGIIWILSIFWAAVPLMGWGVYDFEPMRTCCCLNYTRGDRDYVTYMLTLVVLYLMFPAFTMWSCYNAIYKHFKKVHHHRFNTSLPLRVMLMCWGPYVLMCIYACFDDVTLVSPKLRMMLPVVAKTNPIFNALLYSFGNEFYRAGVWHFLTGQKIVEPDVKKSK from the exons ATGGCCGCGTCCGCGTTACCGGAGGGATTCACAGAGTTCGACATGTTCACGTTCGGCTCGGCGCTGCTCGTTGCGG GGATGCTGGGATTCTTCCTCAACGCCGTCAGCATCGCGTCGTTCCTCAGGGTGAAGGAGATGAGGAATCCCAGCAGCTTCTTCGTGTTCAACCTGGCCGTGGCCGACATCTGCCTGAACGCCAACGGGCTCGCGGCGGCCTACGCCAGCTACCTCAG GTATTGGCCGTTCGGTCAGGACGGATGTTCCTATCATGGTTTCCAGGGAATGACCTCGGTCCTGGCGTCCATCAGCTTCATGGCGGCCATCGCTTGGGACAGATACCACCAATACTGCACCA GACAGAAGCTCTTCTGGAGCACCACCCTGACGATGAGCGGCATCATCTGGATCCTGTCCATCTTCTGGGCGGCCGTCCCGCTTATGGGATGGGGCGTCTATGACTTTGAGCCCATgaggacctgctgctgcttgaaCTACACCCGAGGGGACAG GGACTATGTGACCTACATGCTAACTCTGGTGGTGCTCTACCTGATGTTTCCGGCGTTCACCATGTGGTCCTGTTACAACGCCATCTACAAGCACTTCAAGAAGGTCCATCACCACCGG TTTAACACCAGTTTGCCGTTGAGGGTGATGCTGATGTGCTGGGGGCCGTACGTCCTCATGTGTATCTACGCCTGCTTCGACGACGTGACGCTCGTCTCTCCGAAGCTAAGAATG ATGCTTCCAGTCGTGGCGAAGACCAATCCCATCTTCAACGCTCTCCTCTACAGCTTCGGAAACGAGTTCTACCGGGCCGGCGTCTGGCACTTCCTCACCGGCCAGAAGATCGTGGAGCCGGACGTGAAGAAGTCGAAATAA
- the slc18a3b gene encoding probable vesicular acetylcholine transporter-B, translated as MDGEGPAGLAQSAAVKLSAMGERTRRLGTALRDPLQQRRIVLVIVCVALLLDNMLYMVIVPIIPDYLAELESEQSEHVHLVTHRNASANGTSRDRNARDNLDVQIGVLFASKAILQLLVNPLSGTFIDRVGYDLPLLIGLLVMFVSTCIFAVGENYATLFVARSLQGLGSAFADTSGMAMIADKYTEEPERSTALGVALAFISFGSLVAPPFGGILYEFAGKKVPFIVLACICLADGVLLLTVIKPFSNRTRENMPVGTPIHRLMVDPYIAVVAGALTVCNIPLAFLEPTIASWMERTMHSSQWEMGLTWLPAFFPHVLGVYLTVKLAAKNPNLQWFYGALGMVIIGASSCTVPACKTFAQLIAPLCGICFGIALVDTALLPTLAFLVDVRHTSVYGSVYAIADISYSVAYAMGPIVASQIVHNLGFVQLNLGMGLVNVLYAPALLLLRNVCQMKPSHSERDNLLDEAPQGLYDTIRMEERRAKKKGCDPAGNCLSVDGNGFEPFRTQRSLSEESSGLGFA; from the coding sequence ATGGATGGAGAAGGACCGGCCGGGCTGGCCCAATCAGCCGCCGTGAAACTGTCCGCGATGGGCGAAAGGACCAGGCGGCTCGGCACCGCGCTGAGGGACCCGCTCCAGCAGCGACGCATCGTTCTGGTGATCGTCTGCGTGGCGCTCCTGCTGGACAACATGCTCTACATGGTGATCGTGCCCATTATCCCAGACTACCTCGCCGAGCTGGAGAGCGAGCAGTCCGAGCACGTCCACCTGGTGACGCACCGCAACGCCTCCGCCAACGGGACGAGCCGCGACCGGAACGCCAGGGACAACCTGGACGTCCAGATCGGGGTCCTGTTCGCGTCCAAGgccatcctgcagctgctcgtCAACCCGCTGTCCGGGACCTTCATCGACCGGGTCGGGTACGACCTCCCGCTCCTCATCGGGCTGCTGGTCATGTTCGTGTCCACCTGCATCTTCGCCGTTGGGGAGAATTACGCGACGCTCTTCGTGGCCAGGAGTTTGCAGGGTTTGGGCTCTGCCTTCGCGGACACGTCCGGGATGGCGATGATCGCGGACAAGTACACGGAGGAGCCGGAGCGCAGCACGGCGCTGGGCGTCGCGCTGGCCTTCATCTCGTTCGGGAGTCTGGTGGCGCCGCCCTTCGGGGGCATCCTCTACGAGTTCGCGGGCAAGAAGGTGCCCTTCATCGTGCTCGCGTGCATCTGCCTGGCGGACGGCGTCCTGCTGCTCACGGTCATCAAGCCGTTCTCCAACAGGACTAGGGAGAACATGCCGGTGGGCACCCCCATCCACAGGCTCATGGTCGACCCGTACATAGCCGTGGTGGCCGGCGCGCTGACGGTGTGCAACATCCCCCTGGCCTTCCTGGAGCCCACCATAGCCAGCTGGATGGAGCGCACCATGCACTCCTCCCAGTGGGAGATGGGGCTCACCTGGCTGCCGGCCTTCTTCCCGCACGTCCTCGGCGTGTACCTCACCGTGAAACTGGCCGCGAAGAACCCGAACCTGCAGTGGTTCTACGGCGCGCTGGGCATGGTCATCATCGGGGCGAGCTCCTGCACGGTCCCGGCATGCAAGACCTTCGCGCAGCTCATCGCCCCGCTGTGCGGCATTTGCTTCGGCATCGCGCTGGTCGACACCGCGCTGCTGCCCACGCTGGCGTTCTTAGTGGACGTGCGCCACACGTCGGTGTACGGAAGTGTTTACGCGATAGCAGACATTTCCTACTCCGTTGCGTACGCCATGGGTCCCATAGTAGCCAGCCAGATCGTGCACAATCTGGGGTTCGTGCAGCTCAACCTGGGCATGGGCCTCGTCAACGTGCTTTACGCaccggcgctgctgctgctgcgcaaCGTGTGCCAAATGAAACCGTCCCACTCGGAGAGAGATAACCTCTTAGACGAAGCTCCGCAGGGGCTGTACGATACCAtcaggatggaggagaggagggcgaAAAAGAAGGGCTGTGATCCAGCAGGGAACTGCCTGTCAGTGGATGGAAATGGGTTCGAGCCCTTCAGGACACAGCGGTCCTTGTCGGAGGAGTCGTCCGGTCTGGGGTTCGCTTAG